Below is a genomic region from Fusobacterium canifelinum.
AGGAGATTATCGTGATAATTATATAGCAACAGATAAGAATAATGTCTATCTTGGAAATAACATTATTTCTGACTTAAATCCAAATAGACTTAAAAGCCTAGGTAGTAATTACTACAGTGATGGAGTGAACTATTATTTCTTATCAGATGTCTATATAAAAAATGAAGATATATCTGCTGGTTCTTTAATTAAAGAGTATATTATTAAAAATAAGAAAAAACAGGCATACTCTTATCCTTTTAAAAAAATAGAAACAACTAAAGCCTTAAAAGGTATTGAGGATTTTAGATACTTAGCAAGTGATGGAGAAAAAGTTTATTATAAAGGTGAACTTATAAAGAATGCTGATTTATATACCTTAAAAGCAGTTGATAAATATAATGATGACTATTTTTATGATAAAAATAATGTTTACTACAAGACTAAAGCTTTGAATCTTTCTAGTAATGATAATTTAAACTTAGTATCTGTTGAGCAAGGTGAAAGAACTTATCTTTATGATGGACTAAATGGAAATGTTTCTCTAGAAGAATATATTTTTGATAAAAAATACATTCCCTATCAAATTTTAGGTATAGGTAGTGCTCATGTTAAAGACTTACTATTTGTAAGTAAAGATGGTATATTTTTCTATAATCCTGAAACAAAAGAACAAGAAAGAGCTGGAGATAATATTTTTAAAGGAAAAGTAGAAAATATTTTATCTAGTGTGATTTCTGATGATAAAAATATTTATTATCTTCACTCTTATGATATATTACGCAAAAGAAGACGTAGCTCTCGTCATGCACATATTTTAGTTTCAAAAAATATAGGAATTTTCTCTTTAGGTGAGAAAAAAGATTGGGAAAAGATAAAAGATATTGATTCAGGAACAACAGGACAAGTTTGGAAAAAAGGAAATAAGTACTATTATTTTGATGACTTAGGAGTTGGTCAAACAATAGATGATGTTGTATATGAAATTGTTGATTATGCTAGTCTTAAATACTTACTAGGAACAAACAATATAAATAGTAGTACTATAAGAGAATTAATTAACAATAAAAAGCTAATAGCTTTCAAAGGTGAAGAAGTATCTACAGCTAGTATAAAATATAAAGAAAGCCATATAGCAGATATATTTTTGCCTGTTTTCTTAACAACTTTTTTTGGAATTCCTATTCTTATAATATCTTTAAAATGGAAAGCTCAGAAGAAAGATAGAGAAAAATTAGAAGAAGAAAGAAAAAAGATAGAGAAACAAATGGAATTTTGGGATAATTATTACAATAATAATGAAGAAGAAAAGAAAGAAGATAAAAAAATTCTCACTTCATTTAAAAGTTATGATGATGAGGAAGAAATAAAAAAAGAAATAGATAAAATAAAACCAATAGTAAAAAATTATAATGATATAGAAGGTTTAATAAAACAAGACAAAAAAATAGATTCTATAATTAAACATTATAATGATAAAAAAGAAGAAAAATAAAGTTAAAAATTTTTTAATATTTTTAAAAAATAGTGTAGATTTTTTTTATTTGTTATGATATAATAATATGAATTTCTGTTCGATGGGAGGAAAAATGTCAAAGAAAGATGTTATCGAATTGGAAGGTACTATAGTAGAAGCCTTACCTAATGCTATGTTTAAAGTAGAATTAGAAAATGGACATACTATACTTGGCCACATCTCTGGAAAAATGAGAATGAATTACATTAAAATTTTACCAGGAGATGGAGTAACTGTACAGATCTCTCCTTATGACTTGTCGAGGGGTAGAATAGTTTACAGAAAGAAAAACTAGATTTTGAAAGGAGGTAAAAATGAAAGTAAGAGTATCAATAAAACCTATTTGTGACAAGTGTAAGATTATTAAAAGACATGGAAAAATAAGAGTAATCTGTGAAAATCCTAAACATAAACAAGTTCAAGGATAATGTGTAAGATCAAAAGTACAGCATGATTTTAATATAATTAAGATAATGAAGTACTGTAAAGACATGGTGAGTCGTAGGACCATCTCCATAATTGCAGAATGGAACATGTCGATGAAAGTATTAGCCACTTAGGAAGAATGTGGCGTAATATATAACAATAACCTTTAAAATTTAATTTTAAAAGAGGAGGAAAAATTTTGGCTAGAATAGCAGGAGTAGATATCCCAAGAAACAAAAGAGTTGAAATAGCTCTAACATATATTTATGGAATTGGAAAACCAACTTCTCAAAAAATATTGAAGGAAGCTGGGATAAATTTTGACACTAGAGTTAAAGATTTAACAGAAGAAGAAGTAAATAAAATCAGAGAAATCATAAAAGATATCAAAGTTGAAGGAGATCTTAGAAAAGAAGTAAGATTATCTGTAAAAAGACTTATGGATATCAAATGTTACAGAGGATTAAGACATAAAATGAATCTTCCTGTAAGAGGACAAAGCTCAAAAACAAATGCAAGAACTGTAAAAGGTCCTAAAAAACCTATAAGAAAGTAATCGAATTTTAGATATTTAAAGACTTAGTAAGGGAGGTAGCTTAAATTGGCTAAAAAAACAGTAGCTAAGATAAAAAAGAAAAGTAAAAATATTCCTAATGGAGTAGCTCATATACATTCAACTTTTAATAACACAATAGTTGCAATAACTGATGTAGATGGTAAGGTTGTAAGTTGGAAATCTGGTGGAACTTCTGGGTTCAAAGGAACTAAGAAAGGAACTCCATTCGCAGCTCAAATAGCAGCTGAACAAGCAGCACAAATTGCTATGGAAAACGGAATGAAAAAGGTTGAAGTTAAAGTAAAAGGACCTGGTTCTGGAAGAGAAGCTTGTATAAGATCACTTCAAGCTGCAGGATTAGAAGTTACAAAAATAACTGATGTAACTCCTGTACCTCATAATGGTTGTAGACCACCAAAAAGAAGAAGAGTGTAATCGTATATTTGATAAAATATAAAGGAGGAATATTAAAGAATGGCAAGAAATAGACAGCCTGTTTTGAAGAAGTGTAGAGCTTTAGGAATAGATCCAGTTATCCTAGGGGTTAAAAAATCTTCTAATAGACAAATAAGACCTAATGCAAATAAAAAACCAACAGAATATGCAACTCAATTAAGAGAAAAACAAAAAGCAAAATTTATATATAATGTAATGGAAAAACAATTCAGAAAGATATATGAAGAAGCAGCAAGAAAACTTGGAGTAACAGGTTTAACTTTAATTGAATACTTAGAAAGAAGACTAGAAAATGTAGTTTACAGACTAGGATTTGCAAAAACTAGAAGACAAGCTAGACAAATAGTATCTCATGGACATATTGCTGTAAATGGAAGAAGAGTAAATATAGCTTCTTTCAGAGTAAAAGTAGGAGATGTAGTTTCTGTAATAGAAAATTCAAAAAATGTAGAATTAATTAAATTAGCAGTAGAAGATGCAACTCCACCAGCTTGGTTGGAATTAGATAGAGCTGCATTCTCAGGAAAGGTTCTACAAAACCCAACTAAAGATGATTTGGATTTTGATTTAAATGAATCTTTAATAGTTGAATTTTATTCAAGATAATGTAATCCTTTTGATAGGAGTTGATATAATGTTAAAAATAGAAAAGCAGGCTAAAGCAATAAAGATAACAGAAGTTAAAGAAAGTAATTACAAAGGGCAATTTATTGTAGAACCTTTATATAGAGGTTATGGAAATACTTTAGGAAATGCATTAAGAAGAGTTTTACTTTCATCTATACCTGGAGCAGCAATAAAAGGTATGAGAATTGAAGGTGTATTAAGTGAATTTACTGTTATGGATGGTGTTAAAGAAGCTGTTACAGAAATTATCTTAAATGTTAAAGAAATAGTTGTAAAAGCAGAAAGTTCTGGAGAAAGAAGAATGTCACTTTCTGTAAAAGGTCCTAAGGTTGTAAAAGCTTCAGATATTGTTGCAGATATTGGACTTGAAATAGTAAATCCTGAACAAGTTATTTGTACTGTAACTACTGATAGAACATTAGATATGGAATTTATAGTAGATACAGGAGAAGGATTTGTTGTATCAGAAGAAATAGATAAAAAAGATTGGTCTGTAGATTATATAGCAGTTGATGCTATTTATACACCAATTAAAAAAGTTTCTTATGAAATTCAAGATACAATGTTTGGTAGAATGACTGACTTCGATAAATTGACTTTAAATGTTGAAACTGATGGAAGTATAGAAATAAGAGATGCTCTATCATATGCTGTTGAACTTTTAAAATTACATTTAGATCCATTCTTAGAAATAGGAAATAAAATGGAAAATTTAAGAGATGATATAGAAGAAATGATTGAAGAACCAATGGATATTCAAGTTATTGATGATAAGTCTCATGATATGAAAATAGAAGAATTAGATTTAACAGTAAGATCTTTTAATTGCTTAAAAAAGGCTGGGATAGAGGAAGTATCTCAATTAGCAAGCTTATCTTTAAATGAATTATTAAAAATTAAAAACTTGGGAAAAAAATCTCTTGATGAGATTTTAGAAAAGATGAAAGATTTAGGATATGATCTTGAAAAAAATGGATCTCCTGAATAATTTTGAGAAGAGGAGGAAATTCTACTAATGAATCACAATAAATCATATAGAAAATTAGGAAGAAGAGCTGATCATAGAAAGGCTATGCTAAAGAATATGACTATATCTCTTATAAAAGCTGAAAGAATAGAAACAACAGTTACAAGAGCTAAAGAATTAAGAAAATTTGCTGAAAGAATGATAACTTTTGGAAAGAAAAATACTTTAGCATCAAGAAGAAATGCTTTTGCGTTTTTAAGAGATGAAGAAGTAGTAGCTAAAATATTTAATGAAATAGCACCAAAATATGCTGAAAGAAATGGTGGATACACTAGAATAATTAAGACATCTGTTAGAAAAGGTGACTCAGCAGAAATGGCTATAATTGAATTAGTTTAATTAAATTATAAAATTTTAAATTAAAAAGCAACTCAAAATAGAGTTGCTTTTTTGTATTTAATTAGAATTTTTATGTAATCCAAACTGATTAGTATCAACCCAATCCATAGAAATAATTGACCAAAAATCTTCAGCTAAACCATTTAAGATATAGTCATAAGGTAACCAACCATAGCCTTCTTCTCCCCAAGATTTACCCCAAGAATTTCTTATTAAAAGAGCTCCAGTTGTTTCTATACCATAACGAGTATTTTTTATTTTTTTCTTATCATCATAACCAATCGCTACAACTGAATGTCCCCAATTAGCTTGTTCATCATTCCCTGGATATGGAATACCACCTAGCAAATTAGATGCTTCAAAAGATGAAAATCCATAAAAACCAAACATAGCTGGAATACCAGCAGCAAGATATTTTTTAACTGAATTTAAAATTTCGTTTTTAGTTTGTTTCTTTCCATGAGGATCAT
It encodes:
- a CDS encoding DKNYY domain-containing protein; protein product: MKINGEDLSTTEKKEKNKKQHKLLIKFLIVFTIIVIVFILSEVFFIYKIKSDYKFNQEIVENGQKYEKSIYIKYEGKIYCNSFGDIYQLKDVDIDSFKTFDTGDYRDNYIATDKNNVYLGNNIISDLNPNRLKSLGSNYYSDGVNYYFLSDVYIKNEDISAGSLIKEYIIKNKKKQAYSYPFKKIETTKALKGIEDFRYLASDGEKVYYKGELIKNADLYTLKAVDKYNDDYFYDKNNVYYKTKALNLSSNDNLNLVSVEQGERTYLYDGLNGNVSLEEYIFDKKYIPYQILGIGSAHVKDLLFVSKDGIFFYNPETKEQERAGDNIFKGKVENILSSVISDDKNIYYLHSYDILRKRRRSSRHAHILVSKNIGIFSLGEKKDWEKIKDIDSGTTGQVWKKGNKYYYFDDLGVGQTIDDVVYEIVDYASLKYLLGTNNINSSTIRELINNKKLIAFKGEEVSTASIKYKESHIADIFLPVFLTTFFGIPILIISLKWKAQKKDREKLEEERKKIEKQMEFWDNYYNNNEEEKKEDKKILTSFKSYDDEEEIKKEIDKIKPIVKNYNDIEGLIKQDKKIDSIIKHYNDKKEEK
- the infA gene encoding translation initiation factor IF-1, with amino-acid sequence MSKKDVIELEGTIVEALPNAMFKVELENGHTILGHISGKMRMNYIKILPGDGVTVQISPYDLSRGRIVYRKKN
- the rpmJ gene encoding 50S ribosomal protein L36, with the translated sequence MKVRVSIKPICDKCKIIKRHGKIRVICENPKHKQVQG
- the rpsM gene encoding 30S ribosomal protein S13 produces the protein MARIAGVDIPRNKRVEIALTYIYGIGKPTSQKILKEAGINFDTRVKDLTEEEVNKIREIIKDIKVEGDLRKEVRLSVKRLMDIKCYRGLRHKMNLPVRGQSSKTNARTVKGPKKPIRK
- the rpsK gene encoding 30S ribosomal protein S11, producing the protein MAKKTVAKIKKKSKNIPNGVAHIHSTFNNTIVAITDVDGKVVSWKSGGTSGFKGTKKGTPFAAQIAAEQAAQIAMENGMKKVEVKVKGPGSGREACIRSLQAAGLEVTKITDVTPVPHNGCRPPKRRRV
- the rpsD gene encoding 30S ribosomal protein S4, yielding MARNRQPVLKKCRALGIDPVILGVKKSSNRQIRPNANKKPTEYATQLREKQKAKFIYNVMEKQFRKIYEEAARKLGVTGLTLIEYLERRLENVVYRLGFAKTRRQARQIVSHGHIAVNGRRVNIASFRVKVGDVVSVIENSKNVELIKLAVEDATPPAWLELDRAAFSGKVLQNPTKDDLDFDLNESLIVEFYSR
- a CDS encoding DNA-directed RNA polymerase subunit alpha, encoding MLKIEKQAKAIKITEVKESNYKGQFIVEPLYRGYGNTLGNALRRVLLSSIPGAAIKGMRIEGVLSEFTVMDGVKEAVTEIILNVKEIVVKAESSGERRMSLSVKGPKVVKASDIVADIGLEIVNPEQVICTVTTDRTLDMEFIVDTGEGFVVSEEIDKKDWSVDYIAVDAIYTPIKKVSYEIQDTMFGRMTDFDKLTLNVETDGSIEIRDALSYAVELLKLHLDPFLEIGNKMENLRDDIEEMIEEPMDIQVIDDKSHDMKIEELDLTVRSFNCLKKAGIEEVSQLASLSLNELLKIKNLGKKSLDEILEKMKDLGYDLEKNGSPE
- the rplQ gene encoding 50S ribosomal protein L17, giving the protein MNHNKSYRKLGRRADHRKAMLKNMTISLIKAERIETTVTRAKELRKFAERMITFGKKNTLASRRNAFAFLRDEEVVAKIFNEIAPKYAERNGGYTRIIKTSVRKGDSAEMAIIELV